The genomic segment TCGAAGCCCCGCTTTTTACGCCAAACCCTATTCCCTTGCTTCTGGAAGAAAGAGGAAACCCTCACGCCCCTGACCTACCTGTGCTGCCTTGCTAAACCTCCCCATGAGAGGTTGGGCTTTGGGAGGAAGCAAGGCAAGCTGGACGGGGgaccaggctcagagagggctgCGGCAGCAACTCCTGTTGCAGAGCCGTTCCAGGTTGAGCCTGGGGGTAAGGCTGAGTGCCGGTAGATCGGGAAGCTTCCCCAGGGCCCAGCTTTGGGCCCTTGGAACAGCTGCCCATCCTCCATCCCATTTCTCTGGCTGGGATAGGAACTGAACCTACcctttcttaatttatctttccaCTCTTCTGATAGTTTGACCGGAATTATTTGAATCCTCAGTGTCACCTGACAGAAAACTGCATGCCAGGAAAGGAACACCAGCTGAGCAGTGAGTGTGGGGGTTTCACTGCAAAAAGCTGGAAACACAGCCTGAAGTCAAAATACCGTTTCTTTTGGGAGGAGCAGAAAGCTAAACtgtcttgttcctttctttgccaGGTAATTAACCAGACTGACAAACGCAAAGACCAAATTCCTGGCCAATTTCAGAGCAGAATCAGGCTTGCTTTGGGTCAAGAACATCTGAACCAAGGGTGGCAATGTTCCTATTTCTGTGAGACCGTCCCACCAAGTCCAGCAGCTTCTTTTTACGGTGCACCCTCTGCTGGTTAATGTGATAGAGTGAGCTCAGAGGAAAGAAGGTATTTATGACTTCCTAGaaaattttatattcagtatTGTTTCTCTAAAAAGTGTAAAATTGAGGATTTTAACCATGAATCAAGGAAATGTGGTGCTCAGGAATAATATAAATAGTTAGCAATGTAGGAGTTGAGTCTCAGTGGTAATGTGAATGAGAAAGGTTTAAGGATAATAACACCATTTTGGAGGTGACagttattatgtgccaggcacacatAGTGCTAAGCAatttttacctcatttaatctttaagaCAGCCCTTTGAGTACTGCCAtcattcccatttcatagatgaaaaaaGTGAGACTCAGAGAAGCTAGGTCATATGCCTGAGATTTATACAGCTAGGCTAATAACAGAGCTGAGATTCAGATCTAGGTTTCTCTCTGAGCTCTCACATGTAATCACTGTGATATTCTTTCTTGAGATACCCTGGGCACAATTTCTGGGCTTTTAGTTCCTCAACTCAtggttattatctccattttcaaaatttccctaccatttcaaagacagaaaaacaaatgaggtatAACTTAGGTGTGCTTCTGAAATGTGTTATCTCATCCACAGGAATCTGATCTGTGAAAACCTAGGTTTGTTAAGAGACCAACATGTGCTCTCCTGCCAGTCCCAAAATCGTATACAGGAATCCCCAGTTCCTCCGGTTAGCTTTTCTGCAGCTTCATCACCAACAACAGAGTGGTGTGTTCTGTGATGTCCTTCTGAAGGCAGAAGGTAAGAAACTAGTGGAGACTCAATTGAAAATTCACCATagaactgctgaaccactgtgatgtacatttgaaaccaacataaaattgtatattgacactaatttaaaaaaaattcaccgTAGAATATAAAATGAGTTCAGGGCcggggggtggggtagggggaggACAAAACCAGGAAAATGTGTTATTATTGCCTATTGACCACTGCAAGCTATTTGGTAAAGAGCTGTTTGTTTCTAGGAGTTACTGTTTTTAAGAGTGTAAATGAgactattctctttttctcttaagaaaactAATTGTAAAGTTTTGTTAGCATAGAAATTCTATAAAACACGGATAACATTGTAAAGGGATGGGTGTGAAGACTGAGTTAGCGTATGTAAAGCACTTACACAGTGCAAGTAGTGTACTGAGCACAGTGTGCTGGACAGTATTATTACATACATTCCCATTTTCTTGTCAAGCTactgcttaatttttctcttgaCTTCAGATTGATGAGTTTTGCTGTTTACTGTTAGAACTAAAAATATATAGCTCATTTCCACCCCTTCCCTTTACACTTGAAATGTTATATCAGCATAAGGTAGGCCCTGGTATAGTGTAAAAGGCCCAAGACTAGGAGTCAGACTTTAAATCCTACCTTTGCTATTTAGACTGTGACAAATGGGCAAGTGATTTAATCTCTGGAGatattcttcatttataaaaaagaattatgATAACCAACATTGTGTAGCGCTTCACAGTTTACAGAGCACATATAGTATCTCCTTTCATTCTTGTAACAGCTATGTGAGATAAGTAATGTTATATGATTCAGGttctacaaatgagtgaattGAACCCTAGAAAGTGACTTGCTTGTTGGTCCTCTTGGTAAGTGCAGAGGTGGGATTCATTCCTTAATTCAAACTAAACAAATATCCATTGCTTATTGTATGCTAGTACACTGTAGTAGCATGGGCATACAGTATATGAGAAGATAAAGTCCCTCCTTGTAAGGAAATCTTGTAAGGGAGTGACATTCAGATAACCAGTGCATTCAAGTAACTGCagtataattaataatatagcaGCCTAAGTATAGGctgataaaggagcacaaaaaagGAACATCCTTCACAGGCTTGAGGTTGGGGGACAGGGGTTAGTGAGATTTTCTTGAAGGAAATAACTTCTTCGTTGAGATCGGGAGGACAACCAGAAGTAGGAGgaagtgggaaaatatttttcccaggcagagagaacagtatGTACCAAGATTTAGAGATGTGACCAGAGATTTGTGAGTGGTTCTTTATGGCTAGAGTGCAGATCACAAGTGTTGATCAGAGAGAGGGCAAGAGAAATTAGCAGCAATGTAAGGTCTGAAGTGTTATGCAAAGTAGATCTTGTCCTCAGAACACTGGGAAATGTATTTAAAGGTTTTCAGAAAAAAGTTATTCAGATACCTGCTGTAGAAATAGCACTCAGGACACAAGAGAATTATTGGATTGTTATTGAACCTGGATAGGATGCTGTTGGGGAGTCCAGGAGAGAGAGAATGGTGCCCTAAGTAAGGCATTGAGAATAGAGAAATTTTGGCTTATAAGCTATTAAAGAGCATTTACAAAACTTAACTGCAGTTAAGATACTCCCTGGGTTCCAGTCTTGTCCCTGCTACTTACTATAACCATGTAACTGTGGACATGTTACTTAACTATGCCAGTTTACCCATCTGAAATAATAGCTAGTTCACAGGGTTGCAGTGGAGATCAGATGAATTAATATTGGTAAAACCCTTAAAACATCTGACTCATAATAAGGACTCAAGTACTAGcttttttttataattgtttgATTAGATGCAATGTGTAAGGCAGAAGGAGGAATCAAAgattaatttctagttttcagGCTTGGGCAGCTGGGTGAATGGGATACCTTATTTTGAAGTAAGAAACAGGAGGTTTGGGGAGGTAcagaatgatttcattttctggaaAGGTTGCATTGGAGATACTTGTGGGACATACAGGATATGGTGTATTTAATACTTCAGGAAAGATATCTGGGCAGAGGTAGATCTGGGAGTCATCAGTAAGCCTTTAATTGAAGTCTTGAGAGAAAATGAGATTGCCCAGGAATTACTCATAAAGTGAGTAGGTGGGTCAGGAGCAATCACTGCCTTACAGGCAATGCCTTGAGGTCAGGAGAACTGGAACCCTGTCTGCACCCAAAGCACATATTCTTGTTATTAGACCACAAGCAGcttctataaaaaaaaattttaattctcatgtaagtaaaaaaaaattattcagcaagtatttaacCCACTCCTGTGTGCCAAGCAGGGGGTATACCTCAGTGAGCAAGAGAGATGTGGTGTCCGACTTCAGAGCTTCACTTTAGTTAAGGACATGGGCAATTACAGTACAGAtaacaatacaatacaatacagaTAACCCGGTGCTCCTGTGCCCAGTAGCCCTAACCTAGACTTGAGTGGGGTGAAGGCTTTCTGAAAGAGGTGAGGTCTGAAGTAGATTTTGAAGGATAAAAAATGTTAGCTAGCTACTAGTGGGTTCCtaacaggcagaaggaagaaattTTTCCTCTACCTGAACTTCCATGGAGGAAAACTGAGAGAAGGGGCAGCACATTTGGGCAGTAACATCGGTGCTCAGCCCATGAACATGCTAAGGTAACAGTGTTTGGGTCTCCCTGTAGGTGAGGCAATCCCAGCCCATTGCTGCATCCTGTCAGCCTACAGCCCCTTCTTCACAGAGCGCCTGAAGCGGGAGTGGCCAGCTCCAGGCCAGAAGGTGGTGCTGGAACTAGAGGGGCTGAAGATGAAGACACTTAGGAAGTTGGTGGACTTCCTGTATACCTCAGAGATGGAAGCATCTCAAGAGGAAGCCCAGGATGTGCTTTCTGCTGCCCGTCAGCTCCATGTGTCTGAGCTAGAATCCCTTCAGCTGGAGGGTGGGAAGTTGGTGAAGCCTCCTCAGGGCCGAAGACTGAACCGGAAGTGCTTCCAACCTCCAGGTGCCGCACCAATCACTGCCAGGGTGGTGGCATCCAGCCACTGCCATTGTACTCCACTGCCTGTTACCCAgattccctgccctcctggagcagtGAGATTGAAGTCCTcggggaaggaggaagggcctCAGGAGAAGAGCAACCGACAGAATGCAGAGAACTGGTCGGGCTCTCTTCTGCTCAAGAGGAAGGCCAGAGTCTGCGGAACTCAAGAAAAAAACTCACCGTCGAGCCACAGTCAGGGACCTAAAGAGAATAAAAGTGACCCTGCTCTTGGTCCTACGGCACTTTCCCCACCCAGCTTGTACCCTTCAGTGAATGAGCGCCTATTGCCCAGAAAAATCAGGCTGAGTCGTTCAAAGCCATCTCCTGATGTTTGTACATCAAAGCCTTCCAGCATTTTAAGTGGACCCAGCTCAGCACCCACAGCCCCTGGCCGGCGTCTATGGCGGCAGAAAAGTGTAAATAAAGAAGCACCAGAAGACAAACAGAAACGACAGAGAGTGAGTCCTCTACAGAGCACCCCAGGCCCGTGTGGTCTTGGAAAGATGGGTGGGAGCAACAAGCAGAGCCCTCAAGTCAGGGCACCAAACTCAGACTCTGCAGAGGAAGGACACGTTGGGAAAGTGAAACTTCGGAAAATTGTCAACGGTACGTGTTGGGAGGTGGTGCAAGAGCCTCCCCTCAAAAGTCCTCAAGACAGCCCTCAGGTCCCAGAACCTGGTGACTTAGAAGAGCCTCCAGGGACTAGGCCCTCCTCAGCTAAGGGGCAGGAAACGCCATCCGCTAGAACAGACCCGTGTCCAGACTCCTTTGTGTGCTCTAGGCTACGAGATATTCTTTCTGCCAGCCGCTCCCCAGACCACCCAGTAGTGAAGTCCGAGGTTGGGTCCAGTCCAGAGCTGGCAGGGAAGGAACCTGGGGTGGCTGTTGATGGCGGGGAGCCCTTTGCATCTGACACAGCCCTACTCGGGCAGCCCTGTGAAGCCGAGGAGTACAGAATCACAAGTGCCGCCGCCACCAGTGAGCTGGAGGAGATCCTGGACTTCATGCTCTGTGGCTCAGACACTCAGCCGCCTCTGGAGAGTCCTGGAGCTGAGGACTGCATGACCCCCCCGGCTTATCACCTGACAGGCACTGGGAAGAACTGGATTGAAGGGGAAGAATGGTGTCTGCCAGACATGGAACTCTGGCCCAGAGAGCTCACAAGATTGGAAAAGGAGCCTGTTAGTGAGAACAGAGAGTCAGATGAGTCCTTTAGCACCCTTGTCATGCCCACAGAGAACGAAGAGCCCATTAAGTCACTTAGCCCCCTAGTCGTGCCCTCTGAGATGAGTGAAGGGGAGGTGCTTTCAGTGGAAAGCTCTTGGACTGGAGACCTGGAAATCACCTGCTCCCAGCCCTCTCAGAGGGACACACTTCTCCATGCTGACTCCCTTGACACTCCCCAAAGGTCCTCTGAGGACCTCTTGCCAACTTGTTCTAACTGGGCGGAAACTGAGCCAGATGAGTCCCTAACTATGGATGAGATATTATACCCTGgtccagaggcaggcagggaggtaTTTAGCAACTCAGAATGGTTGGGCCCACTTCCTGCAAGCTCTGATGAGGAGATCGATGTGGTGGACTGGACATCACAGGGGGGGCTGGTGCCTACCAGTATTCCCTCTGTGTGGCCTGACCCTTCTTCAGAGTCAGAAACAGAGGTGGTAGACATATTAATGTAGTGGAGTGAGGAAAGCAGGTAAGGCACGATAAGGTGGGTAATGTTGGCTAGCAGGTGTATTGGCAGAGGTTGGCACATGCACTGTTCTCTTACACAAGACAGATGTAGCCCTGGCACTATTATAgatccctcctcccctccccaggcttTGGAAGCCCGGCAGAGGTCAAGTAGTTCCATGGAGAGAAAATGTTGAACTTACCCATCTTACTAGTTTGTAATCTGTATTTCAGTTAGTGACAATAAACGGTCCCCAACTCTAGTGGATCATAGGTAACAGCCAAGGCTTTCCAGGTGGAGGCATCTATAGTTACTGCTAATCCAGAAGTTGAGAAAGAACACTCTGTGGTGGGGGTTCTGTGTAAGAGAAAATGTTCCAGAAGGTGGTGTGTGAAGTAGTGCTGGGGCGGAACACTGAACGGGTGGGAGTGACACACTATTGTCCAGTACCTATTGTGGGGTTTTTATCCACTGCCAGGATGGGAAGTCTAGCCACAACCTCTGTGAAGAACAGGAAGATTACTCCCATCATTACTTCCAGTGAATTAAAAGAGAtccagttgttttttttaaataaaaatttacttctCCCCAGTTTTTAAGGTATTCATGTGCTCTACCAGGGACCCTAGGAGCTTCAGGTTAACTGGTGCACCTTAGGCTATGAAAACATACAAGGGGCTGGCTTTGTCCATCCCTTACCATGAGAAGGAAGTTTTAATTACTCAAATACTTTGTTTCAACTTTTATTAAACAAACCAAACCCAAAAACTTTTTAATGCCTTACTAGAGGGTTGCCTAACAACCGAATCATTTCTGGAGGGGGAGAAACCACAGCTTCAGGCACATGGCTGAGGTTTGGCCACGTCCCGTCATAAATGTTCCAACATCACCAGAGACAGAAGGCTGTGAAAATG from the Manis javanica isolate MJ-LG chromosome 11, MJ_LKY, whole genome shotgun sequence genome contains:
- the BTBD18 gene encoding BTB/POZ domain-containing protein 18, encoding MCSPASPKIVYRNPQFLRLAFLQLHHQQQSGVFCDVLLKAEGEAIPAHCCILSAYSPFFTERLKREWPAPGQKVVLELEGLKMKTLRKLVDFLYTSEMEASQEEAQDVLSAARQLHVSELESLQLEGGKLVKPPQGRRLNRKCFQPPGAAPITARVVASSHCHCTPLPVTQIPCPPGAVRLKSSGKEEGPQEKSNRQNAENWSGSLLLKRKARVCGTQEKNSPSSHSQGPKENKSDPALGPTALSPPSLYPSVNERLLPRKIRLSRSKPSPDVCTSKPSSILSGPSSAPTAPGRRLWRQKSVNKEAPEDKQKRQRVSPLQSTPGPCGLGKMGGSNKQSPQVRAPNSDSAEEGHVGKVKLRKIVNGTCWEVVQEPPLKSPQDSPQVPEPGDLEEPPGTRPSSAKGQETPSARTDPCPDSFVCSRLRDILSASRSPDHPVVKSEVGSSPELAGKEPGVAVDGGEPFASDTALLGQPCEAEEYRITSAAATSELEEILDFMLCGSDTQPPLESPGAEDCMTPPAYHLTGTGKNWIEGEEWCLPDMELWPRELTRLEKEPVSENRESDESFSTLVMPTENEEPIKSLSPLVVPSEMSEGEVLSVESSWTGDLEITCSQPSQRDTLLHADSLDTPQRSSEDLLPTCSNWAETEPDESLTMDEILYPGPEAGREVFSNSEWLGPLPASSDEEIDVVDWTSQGGLVPTSIPSVWPDPSSESETEVVDILM